In the Desulfobacterales bacterium genome, CGTTTGTGCGGAGCTGAGATAAATTCCATTGAAGGAATGATACGAAAAAAAATTCTCTCAAATGATAGCAGAAGCAGGGAAAGGCTTATTTTACTTGTTTCTGACACAGACGATGGAAAAGCTATTGGTTCCATATTGAAGTCATACTTTGAAAACACCAAATGCCAAATACATTTTGAAACTTGTGAATGTATAGTTGTTACAGGCCTTCAAGATGAAAAACCCCTTATTTTTCAAAAAGAAGGATTACCAAATTTAGTTCGGCATTTAGGAAACCAATTCAGAAAATGGGGTTCTACTGATTCAATTGCTATTAACGCTACAGGCGGTTATAAAGCACAAATTGCATTTGCTGTTGCTTTTGGGCAGGCGACTAAATGTCCGGTATTTTATAAACATGAAAAATTTGACCAAATTATAAAGTTTCCAAGAGTTCCTTTTACTATTGATCTTTCCATGGTGGGGAATTATTTAAAATTCTGGGCGGATATGGCTGAAGAAGGTGTTATCCTCAAAGAAGAAGAAATGAAAAAAATAATGCCTTATGATTCTGACTTTCAAGAAGCTATTTATCCAATGTTAGAATCTGAAGAAATTGATGGCGTTACTTATTTTTCATTATCCGCTTTAGGTATGGTTTATTGGGAAGCTTATCTTTCTTTAAATCATAATATAAGCCTTATGCCAGCTAAGATTAAACAAAGAAAAGGCTGTCACTTTCCGCAGCATCATTATCCAGATGGTTTTAATAAATATGTTCAAAAAGTCTATGATGCATTTCCTGAATTTATTAGTGAATGCCACTCTATTGAACATTATGGACAGGGAGGAATAAAAAATCGTTTTTTATTCAAAGAAAAAAGTGTTATTGGCGAATATAAAAGTAACTTTGGCGGTCGTTTTGAACTCATGACCGCCGCATCAAATGAGCTTGAAAGAAAATGGATAGTCAATCATTTAAATAATTGGCTTGAAAAACAATAATTACTAATAACCTTATCAAAATTAGATAGATTTATTAGTAATTATGTGGTTTTGTGTGATTTGATATATAAATTTTTATTTCACCACCTCGATATTCACATAGATAATACCCAAATCAAGATCGCCTATCTGTTTAAAAGCTGAACGAGATAAATCGATAATTTTACCTTCACTGAAAGGTCCTCTATCATTGATTTTAACTACGACACTTTTTTTATTCTTTACATTTGTTACTTGAACCTTCGTGCCAAATGGAAGTTCTTTATGCGCGGCAGTGTTAGAAAATTGATTAAAAAGCTCACCACTGGCAGTTTCTCTAAACTGATATTTCATCGCGTAATACGATGCTTCCCCTGACTCTGTGTATCCAATCCATTTAGAGTCGCTTTTGAGTGGTATGCTCGAGCATCCAAATAAAACAACAACTATCAAAATATAAACAGCTCTTTTGGTGAATGAATACGCATTGAATGCAAATTTATTAAGATTCATTATG is a window encoding:
- a CDS encoding putative CRISPR-associated protein; protein product: MPNNEIDTLICTVGTSLFFPNLNLLKPEFQYQNEPHDILSKADKSALERLNLWSDKTKLEGILKNIKKFYDEKNFSHLAGQLILLPPELRLCGAEINSIEGMIRKKILSNDSRSRERLILLVSDTDDGKAIGSILKSYFENTKCQIHFETCECIVVTGLQDEKPLIFQKEGLPNLVRHLGNQFRKWGSTDSIAINATGGYKAQIAFAVAFGQATKCPVFYKHEKFDQIIKFPRVPFTIDLSMVGNYLKFWADMAEEGVILKEEEMKKIMPYDSDFQEAIYPMLESEEIDGVTYFSLSALGMVYWEAYLSLNHNISLMPAKIKQRKGCHFPQHHYPDGFNKYVQKVYDAFPEFISECHSIEHYGQGGIKNRFLFKEKSVIGEYKSNFGGRFELMTAASNELERKWIVNHLNNWLEKQ
- a CDS encoding septal ring lytic transglycosylase RlpA family protein, which gives rise to MNLNKFAFNAYSFTKRAVYILIVVVLFGCSSIPLKSDSKWIGYTESGEASYYAMKYQFRETASGELFNQFSNTAAHKELPFGTKVQVTNVKNKKSVVVKINDRGPFSEGKIIDLSRSAFKQIGDLDLGIIYVNIEVVK